Proteins from a single region of Sporosarcina sp. P33:
- a CDS encoding PrkA family serine protein kinase — protein MLDIIRQLHNYRKEENELKWEGTFMEYLELLKERKEVAQTAHSRIYEMIKSAGIEKHDGKKVYNFFNEELFGLEESIERLVEEYFHPAAKRLDVKKRVLLLMGPVSGGKSTIVTMLKRGLEAYSRTDEGAVYAIKGCPMHEDPLHLIPNPLRESFFEEYGIRVEGSLSPLNQLRLEEEYDGKIEDVLVERILLSEDRRVGIGTFTPSDPKSQDIADLTGSIDFSTIAEFGSESDPRAYRFDGELNKANRGMMEFQEMLKLDEKFLWHLLSLTQEGNFKAGRFALISADELIVAHTNETEYRSFISNKKNEALHSRLIVIPIPYNLKVSAEEKIYEKMIRDSDMAHVHIAPHALRVAAIFSVLTRLKASKKQGVDRLKKLRLYDGQNVEGFNNADTEELKNEFIDEGMDGIDPRYVINRISSAIIRKEVPSINALDVLRSLKDGFDQHASISAEDRDTYMNYISMARKEYDEIAKKEVQKAFVYSYEESAKTLMDNYLDNVEAYCNKNKLRDTLTGEEVSPDEKLMRSLEEQIGISENAKKAFREEILIRISAYARKSQRFDYRSHDRLREAIQKKLFADLKDVVKITTTSSTPDETQLKKMNEVVARLVDEHGYNTVSANELLRYVGSLLNR, from the coding sequence ATGTTGGATATCATTCGTCAGTTGCATAATTATCGCAAAGAAGAAAATGAGTTGAAGTGGGAAGGCACGTTTATGGAATACCTGGAGCTGTTAAAAGAGCGCAAAGAAGTTGCGCAAACTGCCCATTCACGTATTTATGAAATGATCAAAAGTGCAGGAATCGAAAAGCACGACGGCAAGAAAGTCTATAATTTCTTTAATGAAGAATTATTTGGTCTTGAAGAATCGATCGAGCGTCTGGTGGAGGAATACTTTCATCCTGCGGCAAAACGTTTGGACGTAAAGAAACGGGTGCTGTTGCTCATGGGCCCTGTCAGCGGCGGTAAATCAACTATTGTTACGATGCTCAAGCGCGGGCTGGAAGCGTACTCACGCACAGATGAAGGGGCAGTGTACGCAATTAAAGGCTGTCCGATGCATGAAGATCCGCTGCATCTCATCCCCAACCCGCTGCGGGAGTCATTCTTTGAAGAGTACGGCATACGTGTAGAAGGCAGCTTGTCGCCTCTTAATCAGCTGCGTCTGGAAGAAGAATATGACGGAAAGATTGAAGATGTCCTGGTGGAGCGTATCCTGCTGTCTGAAGACCGAAGAGTGGGAATCGGGACTTTCACTCCATCTGACCCAAAATCACAGGATATTGCTGATCTGACAGGAAGCATCGATTTCTCAACGATAGCCGAATTTGGTTCCGAATCAGATCCCCGCGCTTATCGGTTTGACGGAGAGTTAAATAAAGCGAATCGCGGCATGATGGAATTCCAGGAAATGCTGAAGCTCGATGAAAAGTTCCTTTGGCATTTATTATCCCTGACACAGGAAGGGAATTTCAAAGCAGGCCGCTTTGCGCTGATTAGTGCAGATGAATTGATTGTCGCGCATACAAATGAAACGGAATACCGTTCCTTTATCAGCAACAAAAAGAATGAAGCGCTGCATTCACGGTTGATTGTCATTCCGATTCCATATAATTTGAAAGTAAGTGCTGAGGAAAAAATCTACGAAAAAATGATTCGCGACAGTGATATGGCTCACGTCCATATTGCACCGCATGCACTGCGCGTAGCTGCGATATTCTCTGTATTGACGCGTTTGAAAGCTTCTAAAAAACAAGGAGTCGACCGCTTGAAGAAGCTGCGTCTGTATGATGGACAGAATGTGGAAGGGTTTAATAATGCAGATACTGAAGAACTGAAAAACGAATTCATTGACGAAGGTATGGATGGAATCGACCCGCGCTATGTCATTAACCGCATTTCCTCCGCAATCATTCGAAAAGAAGTGCCGAGCATCAATGCGCTGGATGTATTGCGTTCGTTAAAAGACGGCTTTGATCAGCACGCATCGATATCTGCCGAAGACCGTGACACGTATATGAATTACATTTCCATGGCACGCAAAGAATACGATGAAATTGCGAAAAAAGAAGTGCAGAAAGCGTTCGTTTATTCCTATGAAGAATCAGCGAAGACGCTGATGGATAACTACCTGGATAATGTGGAAGCTTACTGCAATAAAAATAAATTACGGGATACGCTTACCGGTGAAGAAGTCAGTCCCGACGAAAAATTGATGCGTTCGCTGGAAGAACAGATTGGAATTTCGGAAAATGCAAAGAAAGCTTTCCGTGAAGAGATTTTAATCCGTATTTCAGCATACGCCAGAAAAAGTCAGCGCTTTGACTACCGTTCGCATGACCGGCTGCGTGAAGCCATTCAGAAAAAGCTTTTCGCCGATTTGAAAGATGTAGTAAAAATCACTACAACCTCCTCTACACCGGATGAGACGCAATTGAAGAAAATGAATGAAGTAGTAGCCCGTCTGGTAGACGAACACGGTTATAATACTGTTTCCGCAAATGAACTGCTGCGCTATGTCGGGAGCTTGCTGAACAGATAA
- the yhbH gene encoding sporulation protein YhbH, with product MEENQKSRFVVTEENWSLHRKGHQDQQRHLDKINEVLQSNLPDLISEESIILSNGKDMVKIPIRSLDEFKIRYNYDKSKHVGQGQGDSEVGDVVAQGEKQAQPGKGKEAGDQPGEDIYETEVSIEELEEMFFKELELPHLEQKEQSVTTIEDIDFTDIRKKGLIGNIDKKRTLLSAIKRNAMKGKAEIAPILEDDLRFKTWNPVEKPQSKAVVIAMMDTSGSMGKFEKYMARSFFFWMTKFLRTKYETVEIEFIAHHTEAKVVSEDNFFNKGESGGTRCSSAYVKALEVIKESYPPASYNIYPVHFSDGENMTSDNKKCLEYVDELLAISNMFGYAEVNEHRRMSTLMSAYKSIEHPKFNYYILQKNRDVYFALKKFFEKRTEGLR from the coding sequence ATGGAAGAAAACCAGAAAAGTCGATTCGTTGTTACCGAAGAAAATTGGTCACTCCATCGCAAAGGCCATCAGGATCAGCAACGCCATTTGGATAAAATAAATGAAGTGTTGCAAAGTAATTTACCCGACTTAATCAGCGAAGAGAGCATCATACTGTCAAATGGAAAAGACATGGTGAAAATACCGATTCGTTCATTGGATGAATTTAAAATTCGCTACAACTACGACAAGTCCAAGCACGTCGGCCAAGGGCAGGGCGACAGCGAAGTAGGGGATGTAGTGGCGCAGGGTGAAAAGCAGGCGCAGCCGGGGAAAGGGAAAGAGGCAGGAGATCAGCCGGGCGAGGATATTTATGAAACAGAAGTTTCTATCGAAGAATTGGAAGAAATGTTTTTCAAAGAATTGGAACTGCCTCACTTAGAGCAAAAAGAGCAATCCGTCACAACAATTGAAGATATTGATTTTACAGATATCCGTAAAAAAGGTCTGATCGGAAATATTGATAAGAAACGGACCCTATTATCAGCAATCAAACGCAATGCGATGAAGGGAAAGGCGGAAATCGCACCGATTCTGGAAGATGACCTGCGCTTCAAAACATGGAACCCTGTGGAGAAACCGCAGTCTAAAGCGGTAGTCATCGCCATGATGGATACGAGCGGGTCGATGGGCAAGTTCGAAAAGTATATGGCACGCAGCTTCTTCTTTTGGATGACGAAGTTCCTGCGTACAAAATACGAAACCGTCGAAATTGAATTCATAGCGCATCATACGGAAGCAAAAGTGGTATCTGAAGATAATTTCTTCAATAAAGGGGAAAGCGGCGGAACGAGATGTTCGTCAGCTTATGTAAAGGCGCTGGAAGTAATCAAAGAGTCTTATCCTCCTGCAAGTTATAATATTTATCCTGTTCATTTTTCGGACGGTGAGAATATGACAAGCGATAACAAGAAATGTTTGGAGTACGTGGATGAATTATTGGCAATATCCAATATGTTCGGTTATGCGGAAGTCAATGAACACCGCAGAATGTCTACATTGATGTCTGCTTATAAATCAATCGAACATCCCAAATTTAATTATTACATTTTGCAGAAAAACCGCGATGTCTACTTTGCGCTCAAGAAATTCTTCGAAAAGCGAACGGAGGGATTACGCTGA